A genome region from Anopheles stephensi strain Indian chromosome 2, UCI_ANSTEP_V1.0, whole genome shotgun sequence includes the following:
- the LOC118502584 gene encoding larval cuticle protein F1-like: MYKLFVVACVLAVAAAAPGLVVPAVPVVHSAPLVHAAPVAVSHSSSHVVHHAPVVKTVAVHSAPVVAVHHTPVVKAVPVVHHAPVVHHAPLVHAPVVKTVVHSAPVVHSVHPVPVVKSVVASPVVVHHH; this comes from the exons ATGTACAAGCTG TTCGTTGTTGCTTGCGTTCTGGCCGTCGCTGCCGCCGCCCCAGGACTCGTAGTCCCAGCCGTCCCGGTTGTGCACTCGGCCCCGCTGGTCCATGCTGCCCCGGTTGCCGTTAGCCACTCGTCGTC GCACGTGGTGCATCATGCCCCAGTGGTGAAGACTGTTGCCGTCCACTCGGCACCGGTCGTCGCCGTCCACCACACCCCGGTCGTGAAGGCTGTCCCGGTTGTGCACCACGCCCCGGTCGTCCACCATGCCCCGCTCGTCCACGCCCCGGTCGTCAAGACCGTCGTCCACTCGGCCCCGGTTGTCCACTCCGTGCACCCAGTGCCGGTGGTCAAGAGCGTCGTCGCCAGCCCGGTCGTCGTCCACCATCACTAA
- the LOC118502576 gene encoding neuropeptide SIFamide receptor-like isoform X3: protein MIVCIWIIALGSTVPWALFFELVPIIPEAPDIKLCVEVWPPGTDGALYFLLANLVACYLLPMTLITICYILIWIKVWRRSIPGDSKDAQMDRMQQKSKIKVVKMLVVVVILFVLSWLPLYVIFARIKLGGALESSEEELLQIATPIAQWLGASNSCINPILYAFFNKKYRKGFAAIIRSRKCCGRLRYYETVAIASSSTSTRKSSHYHNSTKRAGGSPSVKSADVVSYIYEEKGGRKHHAISKQNSDLSRHMLLKQDSSISRQSLLLKQDSVASRSAILYRQDSDNSRQMLLKQDSNSSRDMLSKQCSASDSISRQDSQISYIDPPRKGILCKQDTQISYIEHTGPGGMLANGGGTPASKKYSASLSSQDSVLSIIEHKRHKLVKQDSIFSFNEPKSGKPLSALRFRLRFAGRPSRCAAHHHPSLSPARTTTTTNTTNTTQPPPPCSPSASDDVGIPAAESVIARTHACTHPFTAFPTMTPRCSTTASTANPDPLNVKMNVNVNVNVNVNVDVNANVDVSVCSELPGRSSDPASPHVPHAAHRPAPDRIHCTLGTIPEAPVEHFPRHCSTQHADSVCQACYASTAAATTSTTSTTSTNTTRRPVFRRWNRRRRWFPFGTSERGRVASGAGHELQPPTATNTRHPLLFLLIVVYESATPAPFKRHQLVKQHSVISFADQKRGGSLTKQDSVTTIHRAGNGEGPYISSILKKTDSQCSSASPVRKNIGFFDG from the exons ATGATCGTGTGCATCTGGATCATAGCGCTCGGGTCGACCGTACCGTGGGCACTGTTTTTCGAGCTCGTGCCCATCATCCCGGAAGCGCCCGACATCAAGCTGTGCGTCGAAGTGTGGCCACCCGGGACGGACGGTGCGCTCTACTTTCTGTTAGCGAATCTTGTTGCCTGTTACCTATTGCCGATGACGCTTATCACCATCTGTTACATACTGATCTGGATCAAG GTCTGGCGCCGCTCGATTCCGGGCGACTCGAAGGACGCCCAGATGGACCGGATGCAGCAAAAGTCCAAAATCAAAGTTGTTAAAATGCTTGTTGTAGTTGTTATACTGTTCGTTCTTTCCTGGTTACCTCTGTACGTTATCTTCGCCCGCATCAAGCTGGGCGGGGCGCTCGAAAGCAGCGAGGAGGAGCTGCTCCAGATCGCCACCCCGATCGCCCAATGGCTCGGTGCGTCGAACTCGTGCATCAACCCGATCCTGTACGCGTTCTTCAACAAGAAGTACCGCAAGGGCTTTGCGGCGATCATACGTTCGCGCAAGTGCTGCGGACGGCTACG GTACTACGAGACGGTTGCAATTGCTTCCTCGTCGACCAGCACACGCAAGTCCTCGCACTACCACAACAGCACGAAGCGGGCCGGTGGCAGTCCCTCGGTCAAGTCGGCTGACGTGGTGTCGTACATTTACGAGGAGAAAGGTGGCCGCAAGCACCACGCCATCTCGAAGCAGAACAGTGACCTGTCGCGGCATATGCTGCTGAAGCAGGACAGCAGCATTTCGCGGCAGTCGCTACTCCTCAAGCAGGACAGTGTTGCGTCACGGTCGG CGATCCTGTACCGGCAGGATAGTGACAACTCGCGCCAGATGCTGTTGAAGCAGGACAGCAACAGCTCGCGGGACATGCTGTCCAAGCAGTGCTCGGCGTCGGATTCGATTTCGCGCCAGGACTCGCAGATCTCGTACATCGATCCACCGCGCAAGGGCATCCTGTGCAAGCAGGACACGCAAATCTCGTACATCGAGCACACCGGGCCGGGTGGTATGCTGGCCAATGGTGGTGGTACACCCGCCAGCAAGAAGTACTCGGCGTCACTGTCCTCGCAGGACAGCGTGCTGTCGATTATCGAGCACAAGCGCCACAAGCTGGTCAAGCAGGACTCGATCTTTTCCTTCAACGAGCCGAAATCAGGTAAGCCGCTCAGCGCCCTGCGCTTCCGCCTCCGGTTCGCCGGTCGCCCATCGCGCTGCGCTGCCCATCACCACCCATCACTATCTCCTGCACGtaccacgaccaccaccaacaccaccaacaccacacaaccaccaccaccctgcTCACCATCAGCTAGTGATGATGTAGGCATTCCCGCCGCCGAGTCAGTCATTGCACGAACGCACGCATGCACGCACCCTTTCACGGCATTTCCTACCATGACCCCACGTTGCTCCACCACCGCGTCTACGGCCAATCCCGACCCGCTCAATGTAAAGATGAATGTGAATGTGAACGTTAATGTGAATGTCAATGTCGATGTGAATGCGAATGTCGATGTGAGTGTTTGTAGCGAACTTCCCGGCCGCAGTAGCGACCCCGCTTCACCGCATGTCCCGCATGCCGCGCACCGGCCCGCACCCGACCGGATTCACTGTACGCTCGGTACGATACCGGAAGCGCCCGTCGAACACTTTCCCCGCCATTGTAGTACCCAGCACGCAGATAGTGTTTGTCAAGCATGTTACGCTAGTACGGCCGCGGCCACAACCAGCACAACCAGCACCACaagcaccaacaccaccagaaGGCCGGTGTTCCGTCGCTGGAACCGTCGCCGCCGCTGGTTCCCGTTTGGCACGAGCGAACGTGGCAGGGTGGCGAGCGGCGCCGGCCACGAGCTACAGCCGCCAACCGCCACTAATACGCGACACCctctgttgtttttgcttattGTAGTGTACGAAAGTGCGACGCCGGCACCGTTCAAGCGGCACCAGCTCGTCAAGCAACACTCGGTCATATCGTTCGCGGATCAGAAGCGCGGCGGCAGCCTCACCAAGCAGGACTCCGTCACGACCATCCACCGGGCAGGGAATGGGGAAGGTCCGTACATTTCCTCCATCCTGAAGAAGACCGATTCGCAGTGCAGTTCCGCGTCACCGGTACGCAAAAATATCGGCTTTTTCGACGGCTAA
- the LOC118502581 gene encoding tetratricopeptide repeat protein 1 — translation MGDKIPAPAQDTSKSDDEQFEDAQCKEEFNERAVDEVIEKVTGLSTRKPPDTETDVFVDCVTHTGVDPGTNKAADDGGESAQQNSGSDDAVEPAFEDDLVDEDSQRDYECGLSEEEKAANKTKADELKQQGNELFKQGEHLKSLDLYTQALRLCPLDRVEPRAILYANRAAAKTKLDRKRSALDDCTKALEYNPNYVKALLRRANLYEETDKLDESLEDYRKVLELEPANSEARSATVRLPPKIAERNERLKEEMMGKLKDLGNMILRPFGLSTQNFEMKQDPQTGSYSINFNQGAKQ, via the exons ATGGGTGATAAGataccagcaccagcacaggACACTTCCAAAAGCGATGACGAGCAGTTCGAGGATGCCCAGTGTAAGGAAGAGTTCAATGAACGGGCGGTCGATGAAGTTATCGAAAAGGTGACCGGATTGTCCACCCGGAAACCACCCGATACCGAGACGGACGTGTTTGTCGATTGTGTTACACATACCGGGGTGGATCCCGGAACGAACAAGGCAGCGGATGACGGTGGTGAGTCAGCGCAGCAAAACAGTGGCAGTGATGATGCAGTAGAGCCAGCGTTCGAGGACGATCTAGTCGATGAAGACTCTCAGCGAGACTACGAGTGTGGCCTGTCGGAGGAGGAAAAGGCAGCGAACAAAACCAAAGCGGATGAGCTGAAGCAGCAGGGAAACGAGCTGTTTAAGCAGGGCGAGCACTTGAAATCGTTGGACCTGTACACGCAAGCCCTTCGATTGTGTCCGCTGGACCGTGTGGAACCGCGAGCCATACTGTACGCGAATCGTGCCGCGGCCAAAACGAAGCTGGACCGCAAACGTTCCGCACTGGACGATTGCACCAAAGCGCTAGAGTACAATCCAAACTACGTGAAAGCGTTGCTAAG ACGTGCTAATCTGTACGAAGAGACTGACAAGCTGGACGAAAGTTTAGAAGACTATCGGAAGGTCCTGGAGCTGGAACCGGCAAACAGTGAGGCACGGTCCGCCACGGTCCGATTGCCTCCCAAGATAGcggaacgaaacgaacggCTAAAGGAGGAAATGATGGGCAAGCTGAAGGACCTGGGCAACATGATACTGCGCCCGTTCGGTCTTTCGACGCAAAACTTTGAAATGAAGCAAGATCCTCAGACCGGTTCGTATTCGATCAACTTTAACCAGGGCGCTAAACAATGA
- the LOC118502580 gene encoding persulfide dioxygenase ETHE1, mitochondrial produces MRLFIIGFRRAAAAAAGSGLFVLPCQQQTRLVTRTVASSAAAYIKSSTTCSFAQTAAASLAQGVKMLDARKTFTEDFFFRQLFDEQSHTYSYLLADITSKEAILIDPVLEQAKRDAQLIGELGFTLKYALNTHMHADHITGTGYLKQLLPGTVSVISQSSGAKADKTLVDNETVQFGRHVLRAMSTPGHTNGCMTFVVEEQGIAFTGDTLLIRGCGRTDFQEGDSRSLYRSVHERIFTLPENFRLFPAHDYKGNMETTVAEEKRYNPRLTKDVDAFVELMSNLNLPYPKMIDKAVPANRECGLFDIPKEA; encoded by the exons ATGCGGTTGTTCATCATTGGATTTcgacgggcagcagcagcagcagcagggtcgGGGCTATTTGTGCTACCCTGTCAGCAGCAGACAAGGCTTGTGACGCGTACGGTTGCTAGCAGTGCCGCGGCATACATAAAGTCGTCAACAACCTGTTCCTTCGCtcagacagcagcagcatcgctTGCGCAGGGTGTTAAAATGTTGGACGCACGCAAAACCTTCACGGAAGACTTCTTCTTCAGACAG CTGTTTGATGAACAATCGCATACCTACTCGTACCTGCTGGCAGACATCACATCGAAGGAGGCCATTCTGATCGATCCCGTGCTCGAGCAAGCAAAACGTGACGCTCAGTTGATCGGGGAGCTTGGATTCACGCTGAAATATGCCC TGAATACTCATATGCACGCGGATCACATTACGGGCACCGGATACTTGAAGCAGCTGCTGCCCGGAACCGTAAGCGTAATATCGCAGAGCAGTGGCGCCAAGGCGGACAAAACGCTGGTGGACAATGAAACGGTCCAGTTTGGGCGGCACGTACTGCGGGCCATGAGTACGCCCGGCCACACCAACGGTTGTATGACGTTCGTGGTGGAGGAACAGGGCATTGCGTTTACCGGCGATACGCTGCTGATACGGGGTTGCGGTCGTACCGATTTTCAGGAAGGAGATTCACGCTCGCTGTACCGTTCCGTGCACGAGCGCATCTTTACGCTGCCGGAAAATTTCCGCCTTTTCCCGGCTCACGATTACAA AGGTAACATGGAAACGACGGTGGCGGAGGAGAAGCGATACAACCCACGGCTTACTAAGGATGTCGATGCGTTTGTGGAGTTGATGAGCAACCTGAACCTGCCGTATCCGAAGATGATTG ATAAAGCGGTTCCGGCCAATCGCGAATGTGGTCTGTTCGACATACCGAAGGAGGCTTAA
- the LOC118502583 gene encoding thioredoxin, mitochondrial, which yields MLRIFRNAILDKRITRKTFSFSAIAAKRYVIKDHYEFDQKVINSDNPVIVNFHAEWCDPCKILTPKMTELLEPSDEIDLAIVDVDDNAELVHTFEVKAVPAILAFRNGVVVDKFIGLVDANMIENLIGKLTKKKAT from the exons ATGCTCCGTATCTTCCGCAATGCCATACTGGACAAACGCATCACCCGCAAGACGTTCTCCTTCTCGGCCATCGCGGCCAAGCGCTACGTCATAAAAGATCACTACGAGTTCGATCAGAAG GTAATAAACAGTGACAACCCGGTGATTGTAAACTTTCACGCGGAATGGTGCGATCCGTGCAAAATACTTACCCCGAAGATGACcgaactgctcgaaccatCGGACGAGATCGATCTGGCCATCGTGGACGTGGACGACAATGCGGAGCTGGTGCACACGTTCGAAGTGAAAGCGGTCCCCGCTATTCTTGCCTTCCGGAACGGTGTGGTGGTAGACAAATTTATCGGTCTGGTCGATGCGAACATgatcgaaaatttgattgGCAAattgacgaaaaaaaaggccaccTAA